In a genomic window of Paraburkholderia phenazinium:
- a CDS encoding CHAD domain-containing protein yields the protein MSFRPGVAESSETAAPSPTSAQARAGLIAPSTSVVDAFALLATSIAGEAVERVRKLDGGGAPEDLHKLRVALRRLRTLWWAYQPLLDKKDAKLQRREFKALADAAGRTRDWDVLHDLIAAANPSNQHDALALLINAIDEHRAEALSFSLKAIGNAGVERILEQALTSARQQLDLQGAGRPIASFAEERVQAAEQALKKRVRRAVSAQASDYAALHEVRIAGKKLRYLLQFFAPVLGGGHQAVIERLTVVQDELGTLNDLVTSEALLREYAFQLGEAKRVKQAIAHLQSETAHHMHHVHEVLRTAG from the coding sequence TGAAAGCTCAGAGACAGCCGCGCCGTCCCCAACGTCGGCCCAAGCGCGGGCTGGACTCATCGCCCCTTCGACGAGCGTGGTGGATGCGTTTGCGCTGCTTGCCACGTCGATTGCCGGAGAGGCCGTGGAGCGGGTGCGTAAGCTCGATGGCGGCGGCGCCCCCGAGGATCTGCACAAGCTGCGCGTGGCGCTGCGCCGGTTGCGCACGCTCTGGTGGGCGTACCAACCGCTGCTCGACAAAAAAGATGCGAAGCTGCAACGCCGCGAATTCAAGGCGCTCGCCGACGCAGCCGGCCGGACGAGGGACTGGGATGTCCTGCACGACCTGATCGCCGCGGCCAATCCGTCGAATCAGCACGACGCATTGGCCTTGCTGATCAACGCGATCGACGAACACCGTGCCGAGGCGCTGTCGTTCAGCCTGAAGGCCATCGGCAATGCGGGCGTCGAACGGATACTTGAGCAGGCCTTGACGAGCGCGCGTCAGCAACTCGATTTGCAAGGTGCCGGTCGGCCCATTGCAAGCTTCGCCGAAGAGCGTGTGCAAGCGGCCGAGCAGGCTCTGAAAAAGCGTGTCAGGCGAGCGGTATCGGCGCAGGCCTCAGACTATGCGGCGCTTCACGAGGTGCGGATCGCGGGGAAAAAACTGCGCTACCTGCTGCAGTTCTTTGCGCCGGTTCTGGGTGGCGGTCATCAGGCTGTCATCGAACGTCTCACGGTGGTGCAAGACGAACTCGGAACCTTGAATGATCTGGTGACGAGCGAAGCGTTGCTTCGCGAATATGCATTTCAACTGGGTGAGGCGAAGCGGGTGAAGCAGGCAATCGCGCATCTGCAAAGCGAAACTGCGCACCATATGCACCACGTTCACGAGGTATTGCGAACGGCCGGCTGA
- a CDS encoding NADP-dependent oxidoreductase, with amino-acid sequence MNRALRIHAYGGAHAVSIDQIDTPHAASGEVLVRVHAAGVNGLDWKIRDGILQDVFRLPLPATLGIELAGEVVATGAGVTGFAVGDRVMGALGGIGAYADHVALAADKLTGIPAGLSDTVAAATPVAALTAWQALFEAGELKRGQTVLIHGAAGGVGSFAVQFARRAGARVIATARGIHAGYLRELGADEVIDYRTESFWDVAKHVDLVLDLVGGEALAKSWQIVAADGKVVSTAAPEIATQTPAGKRGVWFQMRADAGQLATIALDVARGDLKAEVSEIVAPTEAAEAIERNKTGHGRGKTVVQFR; translated from the coding sequence ATGAACCGCGCCCTTCGTATTCACGCTTATGGCGGCGCCCATGCCGTCTCGATCGATCAGATCGACACCCCGCACGCCGCATCCGGCGAAGTGCTGGTCCGTGTGCACGCGGCCGGCGTCAACGGACTGGACTGGAAGATTCGCGACGGAATCCTGCAGGACGTTTTCCGGTTGCCGCTTCCGGCCACCTTGGGCATCGAGCTCGCAGGCGAAGTGGTCGCAACAGGCGCCGGCGTCACGGGCTTTGCCGTCGGCGACCGCGTGATGGGTGCATTGGGCGGCATCGGCGCCTATGCCGATCACGTCGCACTTGCGGCCGACAAACTCACGGGGATTCCCGCCGGTTTGAGCGATACGGTTGCCGCAGCGACTCCGGTCGCCGCGCTGACCGCATGGCAAGCCTTGTTCGAAGCGGGTGAGCTGAAGCGCGGGCAGACCGTGCTGATTCACGGAGCGGCAGGCGGCGTGGGCAGTTTCGCCGTTCAGTTCGCGCGGCGCGCCGGCGCGCGGGTCATCGCCACCGCGCGAGGTATCCATGCCGGCTATCTGCGCGAACTGGGCGCGGACGAAGTCATCGACTACCGCACCGAGTCCTTCTGGGACGTCGCGAAGCATGTGGACCTCGTGCTCGATCTGGTGGGCGGCGAAGCACTCGCGAAGTCCTGGCAAATCGTCGCGGCGGACGGCAAGGTCGTCAGCACGGCCGCGCCGGAGATTGCGACGCAAACGCCGGCGGGCAAACGCGGTGTGTGGTTTCAGATGCGTGCCGACGCCGGACAGCTCGCGACAATCGCCTTGGACGTGGCACGAGGTGATTTGAAAGCTGAAGTCTCCGAGATCGTCGCCCCGACCGAAGCGGCTGAGGCAATCGAGCGCAACAAGACCGGACATGGGCGCGGCAAAACGGTCGTCCAGTTCCGCTAA
- a CDS encoding alkene reductase has protein sequence MNALYTSTRLGRYALRNRLVMAPMTRSRADDATGVPSSLAEQYYAQRAEAGLIVTEGTFPSPMGKGYVRTPGIHSAAQIEAWKRITAAVHAKGGLIFLQLMHTGRISHPSMLPDHATPVAPSAIAAEGKVFTAAGPQDFVVPRALETQEIPGIVEEYRLATRHALEAGFDGVELHAASGYLPEQFLSSGSNQRTDRYGGSLENRARFVLDVLTAMTEEAGSDRVGIKIAPEMGFNSASDATPQETYQYLVQRISPLKLAYLHVARTRSAFNYRALLRPLFDGPLLAGGGLDQASAQALVADGGADATVFGSLYLANPDLSQRFLANAAFNTPERDTFYSAGPEGYIDYPTLENAQ, from the coding sequence ATGAACGCCCTCTACACAAGCACCCGCCTCGGACGCTATGCCCTGCGCAATCGCCTCGTCATGGCGCCGATGACCCGTTCGCGGGCCGACGACGCCACCGGCGTGCCCTCCTCCCTCGCCGAGCAGTACTACGCCCAGCGCGCCGAGGCTGGCCTGATCGTGACCGAAGGCACCTTCCCCTCGCCGATGGGCAAGGGCTATGTGCGTACCCCCGGCATCCATTCCGCGGCGCAGATCGAAGCATGGAAGCGCATTACCGCTGCCGTGCATGCAAAGGGCGGCCTCATCTTCCTGCAGTTGATGCATACCGGACGCATCTCGCATCCGAGCATGCTGCCGGATCATGCGACGCCCGTCGCGCCTTCGGCGATTGCCGCGGAAGGCAAGGTTTTCACAGCCGCCGGCCCGCAGGACTTCGTCGTGCCGCGCGCGCTGGAAACGCAGGAGATTCCCGGCATCGTCGAGGAATACCGGCTCGCCACACGACACGCTCTGGAAGCCGGCTTTGACGGCGTCGAACTGCATGCCGCCTCCGGTTATCTGCCGGAACAGTTCCTGTCTTCCGGGAGCAATCAGCGGACCGACCGCTACGGCGGCTCGCTTGAAAACCGCGCGCGCTTCGTGCTCGACGTGTTGACGGCCATGACGGAAGAAGCGGGCAGCGATCGCGTCGGCATCAAGATCGCGCCGGAGATGGGCTTCAACAGCGCGAGCGACGCCACACCGCAAGAGACCTATCAATACCTGGTGCAGCGCATCTCGCCGCTCAAGCTGGCTTATCTGCACGTCGCCCGCACCAGAAGCGCGTTCAACTACCGCGCCCTCTTGCGGCCCTTGTTCGACGGCCCGTTGCTGGCCGGCGGCGGTCTCGACCAGGCGAGCGCCCAGGCGCTCGTCGCGGACGGCGGCGCGGATGCAACCGTATTCGGCAGTCTGTACCTCGCCAACCCGGATCTGTCGCAGCGATTCCTCGCGAACGCGGCGTTCAACACGCCTGAGCGCGATACGTTCTACTCGGCCGGCCCGGAAGGCTACATCGACTATCCCACTCTGGAGAATGCACAATGA
- a CDS encoding LysR family transcriptional regulator, whose translation MELLSYMRLFVEVARTRSFRRAAEALDMPNSTLSRHIAELEKTIGLRLLHRSTRKVELTEAGDVYFKRCQSIVEEARIAHESLLDVVERPSGTLRVSMPADLATGYLAPILADFATTYPLIAFEFDLTPRRIDLQADPFDLALRIGPPPTAPSMLVARQIALLPRYLYAAPGYLKKAPPLTVPDDLRHHVMCIAQGTLRQGDVVRTLYRGDESVEVTTPTRFAMNSVGLTRSLAAHGVGIAAMDTELARDDVDLGRLVRVLPEWSLSPVQVHAITETRLLPARTRLFIEFLKARLGNA comes from the coding sequence GTGGAATTGTTGAGCTACATGCGCCTGTTTGTCGAAGTGGCGCGGACCCGGAGCTTTCGTCGGGCGGCCGAGGCGCTGGACATGCCGAATTCGACGCTGTCGCGGCATATTGCGGAGCTGGAGAAGACCATCGGGCTGCGGCTGCTGCACCGGTCTACCCGCAAGGTCGAGCTGACCGAGGCGGGGGATGTGTATTTCAAGCGCTGCCAGAGCATTGTTGAGGAGGCGCGGATTGCTCATGAATCGCTGCTGGACGTGGTCGAACGTCCGAGCGGCACGTTGCGCGTATCGATGCCGGCCGATCTCGCCACCGGCTACCTCGCGCCGATTCTGGCCGATTTCGCCACGACCTATCCGCTGATTGCTTTCGAATTCGACCTGACGCCGCGGCGCATCGATCTGCAGGCGGATCCCTTCGATCTCGCGCTGCGCATCGGTCCGCCGCCTACCGCGCCTTCCATGCTGGTGGCGCGGCAGATTGCGCTGCTGCCGCGCTATCTGTATGCGGCGCCTGGCTATCTGAAGAAGGCGCCGCCGCTGACCGTTCCCGACGATCTACGCCATCACGTCATGTGTATTGCACAGGGGACGCTCAGGCAGGGCGATGTGGTGCGAACGCTTTACCGCGGCGACGAATCCGTCGAGGTGACGACGCCCACGCGCTTTGCGATGAACAGCGTCGGGCTGACCCGTTCGCTGGCGGCGCACGGGGTCGGCATCGCGGCGATGGATACCGAACTCGCACGAGACGATGTGGACTTGGGTCGGCTGGTTCGCGTTCTGCCGGAATGGAGCCTGTCGCCCGTTCAGGTGCACGCGATTACGGAGACCCGCTTGTTGCCGGCGAGGACGCGGTTGTTTATCGAGTTTTTGAAGGCGCGCCTCGGTAACGCCTGA
- a CDS encoding M81 family metallopeptidase encodes MKLLIARMNHETNTFSPVATPLEAFGRHGPSYGEAAWRENKGMQTAMAAFIDAAEREHAQIVTPVSASANPSGPVAAAAYDAICNAIVNAAAGCDAVLLDLHGAMVAENSNDGEGDLLARVRAVLPNAPIAVALDLHGNVTQKMIDHADVIVSFKTYPHVDMYETGAHAARLLFDLIHRRARPVIAWRQPPLLTHTLRSATAEGAMKRAVDAARAAEAEGMLAVSVLSGFSLADIAAPCISVVVVGDGDRAAADAVAQRIAQQIWDERDDFFYRSAPLADSVAQAAKLAHGADKPVLLLDHGDNCMSGGTCDTMDLLEEVLKQGLEGVVSGPLCDPEAVAAMHAAGAGATVTLAVGNKLASEAVKPQRPLTVTGVIHALTDGEYTISGPTYTGQRAFMGRAAVLDIGAATLVVTERTHEPWDLGVFESVGVDPRRARFLLLKSRMYCRPVFVPIAAALVECDSRGVTSSDYGLFRFEHVERPVYPLDAGTEWKA; translated from the coding sequence ATGAAGCTCCTGATCGCGCGGATGAATCACGAAACCAACACTTTCTCGCCCGTCGCGACGCCGCTCGAAGCCTTCGGCCGTCACGGCCCAAGCTACGGCGAAGCCGCATGGCGCGAGAACAAGGGCATGCAGACTGCAATGGCCGCGTTTATCGATGCCGCCGAACGCGAGCATGCGCAGATCGTGACGCCGGTTTCGGCGTCGGCCAACCCGAGCGGCCCCGTCGCCGCGGCGGCCTACGACGCGATCTGCAATGCGATCGTCAACGCCGCGGCCGGTTGCGATGCCGTGCTGCTCGATCTGCACGGCGCGATGGTCGCGGAAAATTCGAACGACGGCGAAGGCGATTTGCTGGCCCGCGTGCGTGCCGTGTTGCCCAATGCGCCCATCGCCGTGGCACTCGATCTGCACGGCAACGTCACGCAGAAGATGATCGACCATGCCGACGTGATCGTCAGCTTCAAGACCTATCCGCATGTCGACATGTACGAAACCGGCGCGCACGCCGCGCGTCTGCTGTTCGACCTGATTCACCGGCGAGCCCGGCCCGTGATCGCCTGGCGGCAACCGCCGCTGCTCACGCATACGCTGCGTAGTGCGACCGCCGAAGGCGCGATGAAACGCGCGGTCGATGCGGCCCGCGCGGCTGAAGCGGAGGGGATGCTGGCGGTGTCGGTGCTGTCGGGTTTCTCGCTCGCGGATATCGCCGCGCCCTGCATCAGCGTCGTGGTGGTGGGCGACGGCGATCGCGCCGCAGCGGATGCGGTCGCGCAACGCATCGCGCAGCAGATCTGGGACGAGCGCGACGACTTCTTCTATCGCAGCGCGCCGTTAGCGGACTCCGTGGCGCAGGCGGCCAAGCTCGCTCATGGTGCCGACAAGCCGGTGCTGCTGCTCGATCACGGCGACAACTGCATGTCGGGCGGCACATGCGACACGATGGATCTGCTTGAAGAGGTGCTGAAGCAAGGACTCGAAGGCGTGGTGAGCGGGCCGCTGTGCGATCCTGAGGCGGTGGCTGCCATGCATGCTGCGGGAGCGGGGGCGACTGTCACGCTCGCGGTCGGGAACAAGCTGGCCAGCGAAGCCGTCAAACCGCAACGGCCACTCACGGTGACCGGCGTGATTCACGCACTGACCGACGGCGAGTACACCATTAGCGGTCCTACCTATACCGGACAACGCGCCTTCATGGGCCGCGCCGCCGTGCTCGATATCGGAGCCGCCACGCTCGTCGTGACGGAGCGCACGCATGAGCCGTGGGACTTAGGGGTGTTCGAAAGCGTGGGCGTCGATCCGAGACGCGCCCGCTTTCTGCTGCTCAAGTCACGCATGTATTGCCGGCCGGTGTTTGTGCCGATCGCCGCGGCACTGGTGGAATGCGATAGCCGCGGCGTGACGAGTTCGGACTATGGTCTTTTCAGGTTCGAACATGTGGAGCGGCCGGTTTATCCGTTGGATGCGGGAACGGAGTGGAAAGCCTGA
- a CDS encoding ABC transporter ATP-binding protein, whose amino-acid sequence MILDVQQIHGFYGKSHILQGVTLRIDEGETVTLLGRNGAGKSTTLKSIAGVVTPQRGTVTFKGEPIHKLAPHRIAARGVCFVPEHRGIFRLLSVEENLRLGARKDSPWQLGDIYRIFPRLKERRTNGGAQLSGGEQQMLAIGRALMNHPRLLMLDEPVEGLAPVIVEEIVAQLKLIRQAGVAILLVEQNLEVCSQLADRHYIIEQGVIVYEGDNAAFIADESIKDRYLGVGVV is encoded by the coding sequence ATGATCCTGGACGTCCAGCAGATTCACGGCTTCTACGGCAAGAGTCATATCCTGCAAGGGGTGACGCTGCGCATCGACGAAGGCGAGACCGTCACGCTGCTTGGCCGCAACGGTGCGGGCAAGTCCACCACACTCAAAAGCATCGCCGGAGTGGTGACACCTCAGCGCGGCACAGTGACCTTCAAGGGCGAACCGATTCACAAGCTCGCACCGCATCGTATCGCCGCGCGCGGCGTGTGCTTCGTGCCAGAGCATCGCGGCATTTTCCGGCTGCTGTCGGTCGAGGAAAATCTGCGTCTGGGCGCGCGCAAAGATTCGCCGTGGCAACTCGGCGATATCTACCGCATCTTTCCGCGCCTGAAAGAGCGGCGCACGAATGGCGGCGCGCAATTGTCCGGCGGCGAGCAACAGATGCTCGCCATTGGCCGTGCGCTGATGAACCATCCGCGTCTGCTGATGCTCGATGAGCCGGTGGAAGGCCTCGCACCGGTGATCGTCGAAGAGATCGTCGCGCAACTCAAACTGATCAGGCAGGCGGGTGTCGCGATCCTGCTGGTCGAGCAGAACCTCGAAGTATGTTCGCAACTTGCGGACCGGCACTACATCATCGAGCAGGGCGTGATTGTCTACGAGGGCGACAACGCCGCGTTCATCGCCGATGAATCGATCAAGGACCGCTATCTGGGCGTGGGTGTCGTCTGA
- a CDS encoding ABC transporter ATP-binding protein → MSDAILQASGIVKRYGKFTALSEVDLRILPRTVHSVIGPNGAGKTTLFHVLTGTLPITAGKIMFDGHDVTHEPDYKRVRRGVARSFQVTSLFANLSVRENLRLAAQGVDARRALNAWTPPRGALEHADVVDSVLERLALQRFAGTAAAALSHGQQRRLEVGMALAARPKAIFLDEPTSGMGIDDLDDMKQLIRGLRDDYTVVLIEHNMGIVMDISDTITVMQQGRVLVEGRPDEIRGDERVRTAYLGNMITGGRA, encoded by the coding sequence ATGAGCGACGCCATCCTGCAGGCCAGCGGCATCGTGAAGCGCTACGGCAAATTCACGGCGCTTTCCGAGGTCGATCTGCGCATCTTGCCGCGCACCGTACATTCGGTGATCGGACCCAATGGCGCGGGAAAGACCACGCTGTTTCATGTCCTCACCGGCACCTTGCCGATTACGGCGGGCAAGATCATGTTCGACGGTCACGACGTGACGCACGAACCCGATTACAAGCGCGTGCGCCGCGGCGTTGCGCGCTCGTTCCAGGTGACGAGCCTGTTCGCCAATCTGAGCGTGCGCGAAAATCTGCGGCTCGCCGCGCAGGGCGTCGATGCACGACGTGCACTCAACGCATGGACACCACCACGCGGTGCACTCGAACACGCCGACGTCGTCGATAGCGTGCTGGAGCGGCTCGCGTTGCAGCGCTTCGCGGGCACTGCCGCGGCCGCGCTGTCGCACGGCCAGCAGCGCCGGCTCGAGGTCGGCATGGCACTCGCCGCGCGCCCCAAAGCCATCTTTCTCGACGAGCCGACCTCCGGCATGGGTATCGACGATCTCGACGACATGAAGCAGTTGATTCGCGGCCTGCGCGACGACTACACGGTCGTGCTGATCGAGCACAACATGGGCATCGTGATGGATATCTCGGACACGATCACCGTCATGCAGCAAGGCCGCGTGCTAGTCGAAGGCCGTCCCGACGAGATTCGCGGCGACGAGCGCGTCAGAACCGCTTACCTCGGCAACATGATCACGGGAGGCCGCGCATGA
- a CDS encoding branched-chain amino acid ABC transporter permease: MIEPAKTLVHDNTSAPNARRTFKQALHHYRFILLALLVVCILPLTLRSGSLATEVLVYALAALGCNLLLGFTGLLSFGQGIFFGLGSYTAGIVLTKLDGTPVMVALAAAMIVGAAAAMLVGWFSIRQRGTYFVMLTLAFGQMFYFLAYTTPNLTGGDDGLLGIPRPALSLFGKTLVPLTSPWQYYGFVAVLFLLAFWVLMRVSHSVFGRTLLAIRDNEARAAAVGYDVRRFKLMAFVISGAVTGLAGALHALMTGIAPLSNIDYHTSEMILVMTVIGGTGNLFASVLGAAFYVLFADWLSTLWPRWLLLLGLVLIAVSLFMQRGLWGLGERIWQAMRRDTPADSAEEQA; encoded by the coding sequence ATGATCGAACCGGCGAAGACGCTCGTGCACGACAACACCTCGGCCCCGAACGCGAGGCGCACGTTCAAACAGGCGCTGCATCACTACCGTTTCATCCTGCTCGCACTGCTGGTGGTCTGCATCCTGCCGCTCACGTTGCGCTCCGGCTCGCTTGCCACTGAGGTACTGGTGTATGCGCTGGCCGCGCTCGGTTGCAATCTGCTGCTGGGCTTCACGGGTCTGCTTTCGTTCGGCCAGGGGATTTTCTTCGGCCTCGGCAGCTATACCGCGGGGATCGTATTGACGAAGCTCGACGGCACACCCGTAATGGTGGCGCTGGCGGCCGCGATGATTGTCGGCGCGGCGGCAGCGATGCTCGTAGGATGGTTCTCGATTCGTCAACGCGGCACATACTTCGTGATGTTGACGCTCGCGTTCGGGCAGATGTTCTACTTTCTCGCCTATACGACACCCAATCTCACCGGCGGCGACGATGGCCTGCTCGGCATCCCCCGCCCGGCACTGTCGCTGTTCGGCAAGACACTCGTGCCGCTGACCTCGCCATGGCAATATTACGGCTTCGTCGCGGTGCTGTTTCTGCTTGCGTTCTGGGTGCTGATGCGGGTGTCGCATTCTGTTTTCGGCCGCACGCTACTGGCGATTCGCGACAACGAGGCGCGCGCAGCCGCAGTCGGTTACGACGTGAGGCGCTTCAAGTTGATGGCGTTCGTGATCTCGGGTGCGGTCACGGGTCTCGCCGGCGCACTGCATGCGCTGATGACCGGCATCGCGCCCTTGTCGAACATCGACTACCACACGAGCGAAATGATTCTGGTGATGACCGTGATCGGCGGCACCGGCAATCTGTTTGCATCTGTGTTGGGGGCGGCTTTCTACGTGCTGTTCGCCGACTGGCTGTCTACCCTATGGCCGCGCTGGCTCCTGCTGCTCGGGCTGGTGCTGATCGCCGTAAGCCTCTTCATGCAACGTGGACTATGGGGTCTCGGCGAGCGCATCTGGCAAGCCATGCGGCGCGACACGCCGGCTGATTCAGCAGAGGAGCAAGCATGA
- a CDS encoding branched-chain amino acid ABC transporter permease, protein MNVYLLQIVNGIGVGMLYFLLAVGLSIVFGLLRFVNFAHGAFYLLGAYFCYQAMQWSMSFWTALVVVPIVVGALAWVVEKLILRHVYEQQHEFHILVTVGLALVLQECVILIWGPLGNNVPVPDSLNGVVIWGSFVYPKYRLFVIGFTAVLAGLLWWVLEGTRLGSAVRAGSESTEMVSLLGINVLRVFSLVFALGAATAALAGVLAAPIRGVDPFMGIEALSVAFVVVVVGGLGNFLGALVGGLLVGIVQSVMSTLWPEGASLMIYVAMAAVLLLRPNGLLGRAT, encoded by the coding sequence ATGAACGTTTATCTCCTGCAGATCGTCAACGGCATCGGAGTGGGAATGTTGTATTTCCTGCTGGCGGTAGGCCTGTCGATCGTCTTCGGCCTGCTGCGCTTCGTCAACTTCGCGCACGGGGCGTTCTACCTGCTCGGCGCGTACTTCTGCTATCAGGCGATGCAGTGGTCGATGAGTTTCTGGACCGCGCTCGTCGTCGTGCCAATTGTGGTCGGCGCACTGGCGTGGGTGGTCGAGAAGCTGATCCTGCGACACGTCTACGAACAGCAGCACGAGTTTCACATTCTCGTGACCGTGGGTCTCGCGCTGGTCCTGCAGGAATGTGTGATCCTGATCTGGGGGCCGCTCGGCAACAACGTGCCGGTGCCCGATTCGCTGAACGGCGTGGTGATCTGGGGGAGCTTCGTTTATCCGAAGTACCGCCTGTTCGTGATCGGCTTTACCGCCGTGCTGGCCGGCTTGTTGTGGTGGGTGCTCGAAGGCACGCGCCTTGGCAGCGCGGTACGGGCGGGCAGCGAATCGACTGAGATGGTGTCGCTGCTCGGCATCAACGTATTGCGCGTGTTCAGCCTGGTGTTTGCGCTGGGCGCGGCCACCGCCGCGCTGGCGGGCGTGCTCGCGGCGCCGATTCGCGGTGTCGATCCGTTCATGGGTATCGAAGCATTGAGCGTCGCCTTCGTGGTGGTGGTCGTGGGCGGTCTGGGTAATTTTCTGGGGGCGCTGGTCGGTGGACTGCTGGTCGGCATCGTGCAAAGCGTGATGAGCACGCTGTGGCCGGAGGGCGCCAGCCTCATGATCTATGTTGCGATGGCCGCTGTGCTTCTGCTGCGCCCGAACGGACTGCTCGGGAGAGCGACATGA
- a CDS encoding ABC transporter substrate-binding protein: MNRRNMLKLAALSAVPGTLGSLVARNAFAQGAPLQFACPVPMSGAFAANGKYADLGMKLAIEQYGKVLGQPLSYTVLDTEGKPATAVRRVQEVAQQKNVRYFAGGILSSEALAMGNEVEKDGGIFITTAGADEITGKDCNSATFRWSVPTFGAIDQTVRPLIQMLPKAKRWYTITPQYVFGDGLLSAAKAVFQEKGIEHVGNSYHSLAEKEFSGYLTNAVAAKPDVLLILNFGSQSSDTLRQAISFGMKNNCTILIAWASGLEQFQALGADLCDGVYFGAQYWHGIDSPLNHDLVARSNAAFKENPNYSLAGSYICTKILLDGIVKAGSADPKKVVAALEGMKYAGLTGPEEVRKGDHQVIKNYYLLKGKAKNKMKNADDFADIVSSGQSFLPLDKTGCKLA, translated from the coding sequence TTGAATCGCCGAAATATGTTGAAGCTGGCCGCTCTGTCGGCCGTCCCAGGAACGCTCGGCTCGCTGGTCGCGCGCAACGCGTTTGCCCAGGGCGCGCCGCTGCAGTTCGCTTGCCCCGTGCCGATGTCCGGCGCCTTTGCGGCCAACGGCAAGTACGCCGATCTCGGCATGAAGCTCGCCATCGAGCAGTACGGCAAGGTGCTCGGCCAGCCGCTCTCGTACACCGTGCTCGATACGGAAGGCAAGCCCGCCACCGCCGTGCGCCGCGTGCAGGAAGTCGCTCAACAGAAGAACGTGCGCTATTTCGCGGGTGGTATTTTGTCCTCCGAAGCGTTGGCGATGGGCAACGAGGTCGAAAAGGACGGCGGCATCTTCATCACCACCGCGGGGGCCGATGAAATCACCGGCAAGGACTGCAATAGCGCCACCTTCCGCTGGTCGGTGCCGACCTTCGGCGCCATCGATCAGACGGTGCGTCCGCTGATCCAGATGCTGCCCAAGGCCAAGCGCTGGTACACCATCACGCCGCAATACGTGTTCGGCGACGGCTTGCTGTCGGCGGCGAAAGCGGTGTTCCAGGAAAAGGGTATCGAGCATGTGGGCAACAGCTACCACTCGCTCGCGGAGAAAGAGTTCAGCGGCTATCTGACCAACGCCGTGGCCGCCAAGCCCGACGTCTTGCTCATCCTCAACTTCGGTTCGCAGTCCTCGGATACGCTGCGCCAGGCCATCAGCTTCGGCATGAAGAACAACTGCACGATCCTGATTGCGTGGGCCTCGGGTCTCGAGCAATTCCAGGCGCTCGGCGCCGACCTCTGCGACGGCGTGTACTTCGGCGCGCAGTACTGGCACGGCATCGACTCCCCGCTCAATCACGATCTGGTCGCACGCTCGAACGCGGCGTTCAAGGAGAACCCCAACTACAGCCTGGCGGGCTCGTATATCTGCACGAAGATCCTGCTCGACGGCATCGTCAAGGCCGGCTCGGCCGATCCGAAAAAAGTCGTCGCCGCGCTCGAAGGCATGAAATACGCTGGCCTGACGGGACCGGAAGAAGTCCGCAAAGGCGACCATCAGGTCATCAAGAATTACTATTTGCTCAAGGGCAAGGCGAAGAACAAGATGAAGAATGCCGACGACTTCGCCGACATCGTCAGTTCCGGCCAGTCGTTCCTGCCGCTCGACAAAACCGGCTGCAAGCTGGCCTGA